The DNA sequence ATTTAACCTTAACCGAAGCTTAGCCAATTAAAAAGCAAGATTAACGCCACTCTCGAGTTTCGTCAAAAAAACGATGTTTTTTAGGTGTAGTTCTTGCTAGTGTCTTAGCAAAGCAACCTTCGCAAGATTTTAACAATGCAAGTAATTACTATTGCTGGGAAAACGATATCCAGTAACGATAAGCCTTTTATTATTGCTGAACTATCGGGTAATCATCAGCGAGATTTTTCAATCGCCAAAGAAATGATAAAACAAGCAGCCGAAGCTGGGGTAGATGCGATTAAATTGCAAAGTTATACCGCTGATAGTATGACCTTGGATACAGATAAAGAAGGTTTTGTTATTCGCGATAGTAGCAATTTGTGGCAGGGGAAAAATTTACACTCATTATATGCCGAAGCCGCCACTCCCTATGAATGGCACGAAGCCTTATTTAGTTACGCAAAGTCTTTAGGGTTGATTGCTTTTAGTTCCCCTTTCGATAAAGAAGCGGTGGATATGCTAGAAGGTCTTAATGTACCTTGCTACAAGGTTGCATCCTTTGAAAACAACGATTTACCTTTAATTGAATATATCGCAAAAACAGGTAAGCCAATTATTTTGTCAACTGGAATGGCCAGTTTAGCCGAGATAGATGAAGCGGTACGCACTATTCGCGCGCAAGGTAATCAGCAAATTATTTTGCTTAAGTGCACCAGTACTTATCCCGCTTCGGCCCAAAATACCAACTTAGCCACCATTGCGCACATGCAGCAAAGCTTCGATTGTTTAGTGGGCCTGTCTGATCATACCTTGGGCATAGGCGTGAGTGTTGCCAGTATGGTCATGGGCGCGAGTGTCATTGAAAAACACTTCGTACTAGATCGTAACGCCGGCGGAGTAGATGCTGCTTTTTCACTTGAGCCTGCTGAGCTCACTAGCTTGGTCATTGAATGCAACAATGCCAAGTTAGCATTGGGAGAGGTGCGTTATGGAGGTACCGAGGCTGAAGAAAAATCGAAGATGTACCGCCGTTCTATCTATGTCAGCTGTAACATCAAAGCCGGTGAATTATTTACACCTAACAATTTGAAAATTGTTAGGCCAGGCCTAGGCATGCCGCCTAAATACTGGGAGACGGTACTGGGTCGCAAGGCGAGTAGAGATTTAGATAAAGGTACCCCGCTAAGTTGGGAGCTGTTTTCCTAGATGGAACTATGGATTAGGCTTGATGCTAGCTCAAACATCGGTTTTGGTCATTTGGTGAGAATGTCTGCCTTAGCCAAAGCGGCTGTTGCAAGAGAGTGGAAGGTTAAGCTGTTCACCACTAGCCGTTTAGCGGTGAACTTACCGCCAGGTATTGAGCTCACTTATATCGATGGTGATAAGCAACTGCTAAATCAATCACTAATCAATAAACCGGACTGGTTGTTTGTAGACGGTTATCATTTTTCCCAGCAGCAATGTGGAATATTTAACCGCATTGCAAACCGGTTGGCACACATAGACGATTTACAACAAGCTTATCCTTTAGATAGCCATCTTGTGGTTAGCCCTAGCGGAAAAGACTTCAAGGATTTTTATAGCAACACCTTCCCCCGCGCCACATTACTCTTAGGTGTGCGCTATGTTTTGCTGCGCTCTGAGTTTCAACAAGGCTTTTTGAGTTATCCAAAACGAGACATAGTATTAGTCAGTTTTGGTGGTGCCGATGTAGCGAATTTAAGTTTGGATGCAGTTGAAGCTCTGAGCAATCAAGGCCTAAGCGATATTCACTTGGTAGTAACCGATGCGATGACTATCGATCTAAATAGCCCTAAGCTTGCCAAGGTTACGCTACATCAAAATCTGGGCGCCAAGGAAATGGCGAGTTTAATGGGCAAAGCCCAATTTGCAATAGCTGCTGCGGGGTCAACAATATTTGAACTCGCTAGCCAAGGGGTTCCTTCAGTATTTGCCATTGTTGCCGATAACCAAGTTAAGGCATCTCGCGAGGCAGAAGCTTCAGGCTGGTGTTGTGCTTTCGATGCTAGAGGATGTTCAGCACAGCAAAAGCTCGTTGAACAGCTTACCTATCTGTTAGCCAGCGACTTATCTCAACGGCATGATCTTGCATTAAAAATGGTTGATGTTTATGGCGCAGAACGGGTTATTTCTGCAATGGAAAGCATCACTCAAAGCAATGGTGATATAAGGCAGGTCTAGCGGCTAAAACTGATTCATATTTTATCTGGCGGTTTCTATATAGCCTGCAAAAAAAGGTATGATATCAATTAAGATAACCACGGAATTTTATTTGTGAGTAAGCATTACCCCCAAACGACGTTTAGCCTTTTAGAGTCTAGCCAATTAGAATTGGTGCTTGGTTGGCGTAATCAAGATCGTGTGCGTAACATGATGAGAAATAGCGAGCTTATCTCATTTGAAAATCATCAAGCTTGGTTTGCCGGCTTATCTGAGCAGGAAAACTGCGATTATTTTATTTTCTATCAAGACGGCAGGCCTATCGGTGTACTTAATTTTGATATAGTCGAGCCGGGGATACTAGAGTGGGGATGTTACCTCGGCGAGACCGATGTGTGGCCAGGCTCTGGATTATTATTAGAGATAGCCGCGTTGGACTATAGTGCCAATTACATAAAACACTCTATAGACCAATTGAAAGCAGAGGTATTGTCTACCAATCCTTCGGTGTTAAAACTTCGAGATTTATTTGAGTATCAGCTTAAAGCTAGCAGTAATATCGATGGCGTAAAATCAGGTAGTAAGCCCTTGCTTCACGATTATAGGTATCCCGTTTTAAGGTGGCAGCAACAGCGAGAAAGAGTGCTGGCTAAACTGCCAAAGCAGATTACAGAAGCTGCAAAGAATATTCGCTTTATTTTATAAGGAATGATTTTGAATTTAGAACAACGTATTCGCGAGTGCTTCGAAAGTGCGGCTCAACTTTGTGGCTGCACGTTAATCGAGAATATTGAGAATCAAACTGTGTTATTGGAAAGCGGTTTGGACTCATTAGGTTTTGCATTGTTAGTCGCTCAGTTAGAAGAAGAGCTAGGCCTTGACCCATTTAGTGAAATGGAAATGGCTGTTTATCCCCGTACTTTTGGTGAGTTCCTCTCTATCTACCAGCGAAGTGCTGATAAGTAATGTGGGCGAATCTTGAACAGGCAATAAGCGGTTTTACTGATAAGGTCGCGCTTAGTGTTGAGCACGATGTGAGCTTTGACAGTTTAATTAGCTCGGCACGTGTATTGCGCAAAACTAACTCGGGGCGTCATTATGCTGTTGTTCGTTTTACAAATATGCTCCAATTTGTCACCGAGTTACTGGCTTTCGATGGTTACGTAGAACATTTGGTGTTATTACCTGATGGGGTAGATACCGATGAGGTTTTACGCCGAATTGATGCTGATATAAAAGGTGATAACTGGGAGAAAACCAGCTGGTGGTTTGCCAGTTCAGGCACCACCGGTATACCAAGCTGGAACCCACATACATCGCAACAGTTATGCAGAGCAGTGGTGACCGGAGAGTTGCAAGCTTGTTTATGTTGGGGTCTGCTTTATCAAGCGACTCGATTTGCTGGCATACAAGTTATTTTGCAAAGTCTGCTAAGTGGAGCAAAACTGGTTGACGCCGTAAGTGTAAACCCCCAAACATCTTTAAATATTATGCTAAGTAATGGGGTTAACGCTCTATCTGCAACACCATCAATTTATCGGCGCTTGATGATGGCTAAAGGCATTGAATGTTTACAGCCACAGTTTGTTAGCATCGGCGGTGAAATTGCCGAGCAAACTTTGTTAGACCAAATAAATAGCCTTTTCCCTAAAGCCAAAGTGTCTCATATTTTTGCCGCATCTGAGCTTGGTGTTGGGTTTGCTGTGTCCGACGGATTAGCTGGGTTTCCGCTAAGTTGGCTTAATAATTCTAAACGATTTCCAATGTTAAGCATTGATAGTGATGATTGTTTGTTATTAAAAGTTACTGTTGAAAAAGACTATATCAATACCGGTGATAAAGTGACGGTTAAAGAAGGTAGAGTCTACTTTCAAGGACGCCGTAGCGGCTTAATCAATGTCGGTGGCAACAAAGTGTATCCTGAATATATTGAAAGTGTGCTACACCAATGCCCTCAAGTACTTCATGCAAGGGTTTACCCTAAGTCAAATCCTATCATGGGACAACTGGTTGCTGCTGATATTGTGTCCACCGAGAAAGATCCTAAACTAGCCCAGAAGCAAATACTGGAACACTGTAATCGTATTTTACAACGCTATCAAATACCGATGTTTTTCCGCTGGCTAGATAGCATTGATGTAGCATTGACAGGTAAAGTAAAAAGAAATGAATAGTACTAAATTGGTAGTAGTAAGTGGAGCAAGTCAAGGCCTTGGCTTAGCTATCAGTGAGTCTTTGTTGAAGCATGGCTATCGGGTGCTTGGCTTATCGCGTCAACATAGTGATGGGTTCATCGAGCTAGCTAATCACTATCCTCAACAGCTAGATTGGCTACAGTGTGACTTAGCTGATTTAGATAAGATCCCTCAATTGTGTCGAGATATCGTAAAACAATTTGGCCGTCCTTATGCCCTCGTTAACAATGCCGCGATTGGCCATGATGGGGTATTGGCGACAATGCACGATAGTCAAATAGAACAAGTGATGCGACTTAATATTCAATCGCCAATAATGATGACTAAATACTTGGTTAGACCGATGCTACTTAACCAGTTGGGTAGGGTTGTCAATATCTCGTCAATTATAGCCACTACCGGCTTTAATGGGCTCAGTGTTTATGCTGCATCTAAAGCGGCGTTACAAGGATTTACGGGATCGCTTGCCAGAGAGTTGGGCAAAGCGAACATCACTGTGAATTGTGTTGCTCCAGGCTTTTTAGAAACCCAGATGACAGAAAAGCTGGAAGGAGATAAGTTAGAAAAAATACGCCGTCGAACGCCCTTGAAAAGCCTCGCGAGCCCACAGCAAGCCGCTTCAGCGGTATGTTATTTACTCAGTTTAGAAGCCAGTGCTGTTACTGGCACGACCATTACTGTTGATGCCGGAAGCACGGCGTAATCTTGTCGATGTTTTGGCTGCTTTATTGCTAAATATCAGCAGCATTTCGCAATTTTCCGGGCTATCTGGTTGAGCCAGATAGTTTGGACTCTTGGTATTGTCACCTAGGTCGGAACATGTCCCCGCAGCTTGTCTAAAGCAGCCTATATAAGATTGAAGTTACGACTCACTAGTAATGAACGCATAAGCTGCTTGGGGCTGATCAATGAGCTCGAGTAGACGTTTATGTTTTTCATTAAAGGGAGATGAGTAGGATTGGCTCATCTCTAGCGCTTTTTGGAAATCAGAGTAAGCCCGTCTTTTTAAAAAATATATCGATGCGGCGAAATAATAGTGACTCTTGCCTTTTCTTACGCTTTGCGAGTCAAGCCCAAGATTTTGTGCATAGTCACAGGCGTACAATATATCAGCAAGCGTTTGCCACCTTCTGGCGGAGTTATTGTGAGTTAGCCCTGTATAGCTAGCACTGTGCTGTCTATAGGCCCCCAGCACCTTATCTATTCGACCCAAAAAACCATACTGTGAGTTATGGATATGGTAGTAAAAGTCTTGAATTATTTTAACATCTGCCGGTAGTACACAAGGGTGCACTCTACTGTTAACAAACATTTGGCTACTCGACACCAAAAAACTACCTAACTCTACTAGATGTTGCATTGCCGCTTTGCTTGGAACAAGGTGTTGATTATAAAACTGTTCAGCAAAACTGTTGCCCAGCGATTGGCTGTTAGCATCAACAAGTGCCATATCATGGTAACAAAGTACGCAGTCGGTATTGTCTTGTAGATATTGGTATTGTGTTTCTAATTTTTCTGGGTAGGCAAAGTCGTCACCATCTAGAAACGCGATGAAGTCACCGCTGCAGTTGCTGATAGCTATTTGTTTAGTGGTATCAGAACCGTAGTTAGTATCACTTAAAATGGCGGTCAATTTGTTAGGGTACTCACTGCACAATTTTTCTATAATGTTGCGAGAGTTATCTTTTGAGCAATCATCAACAACAATCACTTCAAAGGGTACTGAGCATGTTTGGTCTAGTACACTTCGTAGGCATTGCTCAATATAGTCTTCAAATTGGTAGCAACTAACCGCAACACTAATTAACGGCTTCATTATTGATTCCATGAAAAATTGGCTACCTGTTGCTCTGCAACTAGCAGGTCTTCTAGAGTGTCAACCTCAAACCATTCATCCGCGATGGCTACAGCCGCGATAGAGTGGCCCGCTTTTATTAATCCCTGAAGCAATGAGGTCATATCAAGTTTAGCCAGTTGTTCATGGCTTAGTTGATTTAAATAATTGAGAACCTGCTGCCAGCCATTAACGGTAAACTTCAGTAGCCCCATATATTGCCCGTTGATTTCGTCCAGATTATTAACCTTGCGACCAATGTCAGTTAGGTAGCCCTGCTGCATTGAAAAGCTTTCTGCGTCATCTAATGGATTTTCGTAACGGGCTTGCCACTGACTAAGCCATTTAGGATCATAGGCTATAGCAATGTCATCATGACAACTTTGCAGGCGTTTAACCGCATCGGCTGAATAAACTATATCAGAATAACTGATAATACAGCTTTCCTCCGCAATGTAATTTTTGGCCTGCAGCATAGAGTAGACCATGTTACTACTTGCCCAAAGTGGGTTGTGGAAACGCTTCTCGAAGAGCGGCTTAAAGCTGTCTGAAAAATAGCCTGTAGTCACGGCTAATTGGTTGATTCCGGCACCGCTTAATGCCAGCTTTTGCCATTCAACAAGCCGTTTTTGGGCCACAGGGGTAAAACACTTGGGTTGTTTAGCTGTGAGTTCACCTAAACGAGAGCCTCGCCCAGAAGCTAGTATAAGTGCGCGCATGGATACTCCTGTTTTACAAATAGTCGATTTAGAAATTCTATGTTTCGCGAGCTGAAGGGTTCTATTCGCTCCGGATGCCACATAATTCCAATTTGCTTGGCCTCTCTACTTTCAATTGCTTTAATAACCCCATCATGACTAATTGCCCAGGCTTTAAAGGGCATTTCAACCTGTTTAGCACCGTAATTGTGGTAGCTATTAAGGGGAATTGAGCACCCATTTACTAAAACTTCCTGATTAGGGTCAACGTGTCCCTCTAGTTTAATGAGTTTCTCTCCATTTAACTGTTGTAAGACTTGCATGCCCCTACATATACCGAGCAATGGTTTGTTGTGTTGTTTAGCTAGTTCAACTAATTGTTCTTCGGTGCGACTTCTTACATCATTGTCGCGAAGACTAAACTCACCTCCACCGGTTAATATCACACCCGCAGGCTTTAGTGTTTGCCATAATGCGCTGGCTGTCTCAGTATGATTTGCTACCAGAATAGGTAAAATCCCTGCACGCATGAGTAATAGATTCCAGCGTTCATCAAGGCTATCGTGGGCCTCTTGATATTGCATAGTATGGCGCCCTAGTGATACAAGTACCGGCGTCATGCTTGTAGGGTCACTTTTTTATTGCTGCAGTCTATATGTAAGCGTTTAGCTTTAGACCAGTTGTGATAAAGCTGCTGGCCTGCACCAATGATAGCGGGTAATCCCAGTTCATTCGCGCGAATTGCCATATGGGAGTTACAACCACCAAACTCAGTAATTAATCCTGCAATACCTTTGGCAAATAACCAGTCAAAACCTGGATCAGCACTAGGTATACACACGATTTTTCCTTCTAAGTCTTGTTGGTTCTTTGTAGAGGTGACTTCCGCACTTACCACTCCTTGGGTAATAAAGTTGGGCTCACTAGCTAGTAACTTAAAATTATAGATATCATCTAAGTGGCAAATTAATGCGGGTAAGTGTATTTGTTGAGCAAGTGCTTGCTTTTGTTTCCCACTATCAATTGATTGCTGAAGCGCCTTCTTGGGGTTATCAGCGCAGCCACTAAAGTTGCGAATTACGTTGATATCTGCAAATGCCATATCATCTCGGCTGAATCCATGAACCTCACCTAGTTTAGCTATTTTCTCAATTGCATCACTGAGAGATTTACTAAAAACAAACTTGGCTAATTCACGCCCTTCGATGGCGGAGCCTATAAAGTGTAGAAATGAATCAACACTGTGATTCAAGCAGTGCTGCTCAAGTAGCTTGTTTAGTTTGTTATATTGCTGTAAGTCTAGGCTAAAGCGAGGGGAAGCCTTAGGTTCAGAAGGTTGTTGTGTCCAGCTAAAATATAGGTCTGGCTCAGAATCATACCTTGGCGAACAAATATCATATGTGCCGGGTCTTAAGTGACCATATTTTTGTAAGAAAATATTTTTGTCTAAAGAGTGGAAATCGTTAGCTAGTTGGCCACTAACAGTTTGCAGTGACTCGAGGTAAAGTTGATATTGCTCTTCGTTGATAATTCCTTCATTAATTAATGACTGAAGTAATTGCACCGCAATAAACCCCGCCCTTGCTAAACCGGCAAAGGGGAGTGTGCCATAGCGCTTACAGTCTTCTAGTAACCAATATATTTGTTGCTCTGGTTCGTCAATTTGCTGACTAACAATTTTTTGACGTTGCTTTAGCTTTTCTATTCGATGTAGATCTTGGATCCATAAGCCAGAACGTGGATCGATAATACGATTGGTTAAATTTCTTAAACTAGATGTTAACGTGTGGCATTCAAGTTCAGTGAAGCCGGCTTCACGAAAGCTGTTTAAGCGCGTTTCAATATCAAGGCTGTAACAAGACAACACAATATCGAACTCAACTTTGTCATGAAAACTGGGGTTAGCGACTAGCTTATCGAGGTAATAGTCTACCAATTTGTCCGCCAAGGCAGGAGGCAAGTCGTTGGGTATGAAAGAGTTAAAGCTTGTTCTTACATCAATGTAAGGCAAGCCATGTAAATCTATCATAAGTGGAAAACTTCTTAGGTTTTTATAACCGTAATTGTTTCGTTGATAGGCCCAAGTGCTGTCGGTGACGAGGTCTTTGTAAAGGCTCATTGCTAAGGGCTTTGGTCTTAAACCTATTATTTCTGCTGGGTTCCAGTCTGGCATTACCCCTAACACTGTTTGTTTACCACTAAGGTAAGGGTGAGGTTTGAACAGGCCTTTTAGTTTGGTTTCTATGTCACTCAGCGCTTGCTTTACTTGGGTAGTGTCTGCTTGTTGGGCAACAATAAGCGGCCTAACTTGTAATAAAACAGGAGCTGCTTCGCCTTCAGTAAAAGCAAATTCAATATCTAATTCTGTCTGAGGGTAGATAAGTTTTAAATCGGCCAATAAATCCCAAATCAATTTGTGCCGAAGGCAAGCTGTATCGCGCGAAGCTAAGTAATGAGTACTAAAGTTATTACTCTCGCCAGCAGTCACTGTATCAGTATGGCCATCCTCGGATTCACTAATAACAACATATGGCGCTCCAGTAGCAGGCACACAACTAAATGCAACCCCACAACTAATAACAGATTGTAATTGAGGCTGAATTAATACTTGCTCAGCATTGCTTAAGTGAGGGCGGTAACTGTTGAAAACTTTAGTTACAGCTTCGATGAGTTCTTGAGCATTCGTAACGTTCTTAATACTCTCAAATTTTCCTGCATTAGATTGCTGGTTAGAATCTTCTTGTGAGCAACTACTTCTTACAATTAAGTTATTGTTGGATAATTGGACAAAAATTTGGTTAAAGTCAGCTTCGGTAGCGTGTGACACTTGCGAATAACTCATCAACACGCCATCCAAAACTATAGCATTCAGTTTAGCTTCTTTTAGAGAAAGCAGAGTTTGACCTTTATTTGAAAAGGTAAACTGACATTGATTTGAGCTATCCAGCATGGCCAATTTTTCCTTGAGATTTTAAAGTTATACTATCAAGCAATTTTTTAGCCAAATCTTGAGGGTGTGTATTGCCACTGTCAAAAATATAATCTGGGTGTAACGGGTACTCAATCGCCAACTCGTTTTTTGCTGAATCTAATGACTCAAATGCACCGCCAGGTTGATATAAGCCCTTTTTATTTCTATGTGACAAGGTTCTCTGTGAGGGCTTAAGTAGTACTTCCGTATAAAGTTTATTATTTTCACGATTCCAAAGGTGAACCTCGTGATACATTGCCACAACCGATACAACGACTAGGTGGCCCTGTTCTGCCAGCATGTTGGCTAAACCTGCGTACTGTAAAGACAATTTCTTTCGTCCCTGTGCGCTATAATCTTGATCGTTTAATGCTGCGCGCAAGCTATCTCCGTCTAACAATACCGGATGATAAGGTTGCAATAGACTGACTAGTTGGTTTGCTAGTGTTGTTTTTCCGGCACCAGGTAAGCCAGTGATCCAAATGACACGTCCTTTCATACTATAGGTTCTCTTGTAAGTACCACCAGTCGGGGTGTTTTTTGTTTGTAAGGATGTAATCCAGATTATCTACTAAGTACTTTTCGGCGCAGCCTCTATTAAATACTACTTGATTTACAAAGTCGGTATTACAGCTAACTTTTCCATCAAGAATTTTTTTGACCGCAGAAATCAATTGTTGAGTTGTTTCAACGCAGACCCCAAAGTGCTCTCTGTCTCTTATATACAAAACATTTGGTAGGGCTTCTTGCAATTTGGTCTGGTTTGGAGAAAAGAAAATTACAGGACGGCCTGTAGTTAAGGCGAAGGAATAGGCTATTGCAGATGTATCTGTAATCATCATGATGCTTTTCGCAAATGTCTCTATATAGTCAGTTCTTTTATCATCAATTGAACACATAGGGTGCTCTTTGCAAAAAGAAAGAATACGTCTGAACGCTTTGGCTCGTTGAGTTTTAATGCCTGACTCGACTAAGTCTAAATCTTCCGGATGAGGTCTAAAAATAATTTTTCTGTCAGGAAATGTACGTAGAATGTCTCGTAAAAATTCCTCGGCATGTAATATCGAATAACTATATTTGGTTTGCTGTGCTGTTAATAGTGAAGATAAAGTTGGAGCATATACAATGCATTCTGGCTCTGGATGCTTTAAAGCGATTTCGTTATAACGCTGTTGATTGTCATCCTGTCGAATATAGCCACCAGGAATTAGCACTATATTGTTGTTCAATTTTTTTTCAAAACAAATTCTCTTGTGTAGTTCCATACAAGGTTTAGAGGGCATGTAAATATAGTGATTTTCTGCTTGACGCATACCTTGAGAAGTTTCCTCTGAAAATAGAAGAAAGTCATAAATCATATGCATTAAGGTGAGCTTGGTGGTTGAAGGAGGTGAGCAGGGGTAAAAATTCGTTGTTACTGTAAGATCGGCCCAATTTGAATTCAGCATTCTTTCTTGGCTGTATATGTTATAGCTTTCAGGCTGATCGCCTGAAAAACACATCTCATCGCTAAAAGTCGCAATGTTATGGTTAACTGCGAGGGTTTCTCTTAGTTGTCCCGCATGTTTTCTAAAGCCGCCACCACGTCCTAAGAAATTAAATCCAATGCTGAACTGCTTGCTATCACTGCTTGATTTAACCCGATTTTTCACAAAAAAACGCTGTTCGAAATCAGCAAATGATAGATGTGGTGAATAAAGCTCCGTTAATGCTTTGTCTTTATTGATCGTGAGCATCGATGCCAGAGTCACGACTGCAGAATCGTAGTTCAATTGTAAAATTTGTTTTTGTGCAACTCCTTGCTCAAGTAACCGTTCTTCAGCGGCTTTTGCATATTGAGGGATAGATATGGCGACGAGGAATAATCCATTGCTTGATGTTAGCGCCTCAGCTTTAACAACAGGCCTGCTGTTTATCGGTGATTTAGCATATTCATCTACAAATATATATTCGATTTTATACTGTTGGAGAATGCTGGCTAGTTTGGCTGCAAAGCTTCCAGCACCAACGATGTATGTAGGTATTGTTTCCATATCTATCCCAATATTAATTAGCTTTTTTTGCGAGAAACCCAGGCTCTTGTCTTGTATTCTGCAATGATCCCTTTATTGCCTATTTTTTCCTTTATAAAATCTAAAAATAGGCCGAATTTCTCTTTGCCGAGTTGAACTTGAATGTCATTTACCGATTCCCATACACCGATGTATTGCTCGGTAGTGAAATGTTTCTTATGTCGCCCTTCTAGGTAGAGTACGTTATCAAACAGAGGACTCTCTGTTAACTTATCGAAAATGGTCGATGTCATACCTGAAGAACCAGAGGAGACCCTTTTCATATTAGGTTCAAGTACATATAAATAGTTTTCTATATCTTTTAGAATTGGATTGTTATCGATAAAACGAGGATTCCACAGCGCGACAAAAAGACCGTTTGGTTTTAAGATGCGATGAAACTCTTCGGTTCCTTTTTCAAAATCGACCCAATGGAAAGAAGAGGCCATTGATACCAAATCAACACTTTGGTCTGCTAAATTTGTGTGTTCACCACTACCATCTCTCCACTCAATATTTGCAACTGAATGCGCACTTCCATGACTTCGCATTTCTTCATTTGGCTCAATAGCATTCACCAATTTGGGATTCATTGCAGCTAGCATTCTGGTCCATATCCCGGTCCCTGCGCCAACGTCTGCAAAGTTGCATTCGGAAATGTCCCTGTCCAACAAACCCAACACTGCCTCTAGCACGTTAGGGGAATAATCTGGTCTATATTGGTCGTAAGCTTCCGCTAGTTGACTGAAATCTCCATGTTTCATAAAGTTTCCTTTTGAATTGTTTTTGTGTTTAGTATGCTCGTTACTTGTGAGCGCAAATATTCTTGGGAGTGTCCTAGGTTAAAAATTTGACTATGTCGTAGTTGTTGAATACGCGATTTGAAGGCATCTTTTTGTTCAAGCAAGCGGTGTACGTCGAGGGCCAAGTTTTCAATTTTTTGGTTAATAAAGCCTATTTTTTGTCTATCGTTAAAGTAGTCGTTTTTTAAAGCACTGTTAGATAATTCATGCTCGTTGAAAGATAAAAAGAGTACGGGCTTCAAGCTAGTAAATGCAAAGCTGTAAGCACTAGAAGAACTATCACTCAACATAATATTAGCGTTTGCAAAACTTTCATTTTGATTGCCTCTGTCTATTTGAAAACGGGGCTCTGAATTTTCCAGTGCTAATAACCATTGAAATATTTCACAGGCTTGCCCTGGGGCATTGGCGTTTGCTAAAGATAAATCTTCTGGATGTGGGCGAAAAACAACTTGATATTGCTCACCTAAGGCTAATAACTCATTCATAATGTGTTGAGCGAAATTTATGCTATATAAATGTTTGCATTCTTCAGA is a window from the Agarivorans sp. TSD2052 genome containing:
- the pseI gene encoding pseudaminic acid synthase → MQVITIAGKTISSNDKPFIIAELSGNHQRDFSIAKEMIKQAAEAGVDAIKLQSYTADSMTLDTDKEGFVIRDSSNLWQGKNLHSLYAEAATPYEWHEALFSYAKSLGLIAFSSPFDKEAVDMLEGLNVPCYKVASFENNDLPLIEYIAKTGKPIILSTGMASLAEIDEAVRTIRAQGNQQIILLKCTSTYPASAQNTNLATIAHMQQSFDCLVGLSDHTLGIGVSVASMVMGASVIEKHFVLDRNAGGVDAAFSLEPAELTSLVIECNNAKLALGEVRYGGTEAEEKSKMYRRSIYVSCNIKAGELFTPNNLKIVRPGLGMPPKYWETVLGRKASRDLDKGTPLSWELFS
- a CDS encoding PseG/SpsG family protein gives rise to the protein MELWIRLDASSNIGFGHLVRMSALAKAAVAREWKVKLFTTSRLAVNLPPGIELTYIDGDKQLLNQSLINKPDWLFVDGYHFSQQQCGIFNRIANRLAHIDDLQQAYPLDSHLVVSPSGKDFKDFYSNTFPRATLLLGVRYVLLRSEFQQGFLSYPKRDIVLVSFGGADVANLSLDAVEALSNQGLSDIHLVVTDAMTIDLNSPKLAKVTLHQNLGAKEMASLMGKAQFAIAAAGSTIFELASQGVPSVFAIVADNQVKASREAEASGWCCAFDARGCSAQQKLVEQLTYLLASDLSQRHDLALKMVDVYGAERVISAMESITQSNGDIRQV
- the pseH gene encoding UDP-4-amino-4,6-dideoxy-N-acetyl-beta-L-altrosamine N-acetyltransferase; its protein translation is MSKHYPQTTFSLLESSQLELVLGWRNQDRVRNMMRNSELISFENHQAWFAGLSEQENCDYFIFYQDGRPIGVLNFDIVEPGILEWGCYLGETDVWPGSGLLLEIAALDYSANYIKHSIDQLKAEVLSTNPSVLKLRDLFEYQLKASSNIDGVKSGSKPLLHDYRYPVLRWQQQRERVLAKLPKQITEAAKNIRFIL
- a CDS encoding acyl carrier protein, coding for MNLEQRIRECFESAAQLCGCTLIENIENQTVLLESGLDSLGFALLVAQLEEELGLDPFSEMEMAVYPRTFGEFLSIYQRSADK
- a CDS encoding AMP-binding protein, with protein sequence MWANLEQAISGFTDKVALSVEHDVSFDSLISSARVLRKTNSGRHYAVVRFTNMLQFVTELLAFDGYVEHLVLLPDGVDTDEVLRRIDADIKGDNWEKTSWWFASSGTTGIPSWNPHTSQQLCRAVVTGELQACLCWGLLYQATRFAGIQVILQSLLSGAKLVDAVSVNPQTSLNIMLSNGVNALSATPSIYRRLMMAKGIECLQPQFVSIGGEIAEQTLLDQINSLFPKAKVSHIFAASELGVGFAVSDGLAGFPLSWLNNSKRFPMLSIDSDDCLLLKVTVEKDYINTGDKVTVKEGRVYFQGRRSGLINVGGNKVYPEYIESVLHQCPQVLHARVYPKSNPIMGQLVAADIVSTEKDPKLAQKQILEHCNRILQRYQIPMFFRWLDSIDVALTGKVKRNE
- a CDS encoding SDR family NAD(P)-dependent oxidoreductase, whose translation is MNSTKLVVVSGASQGLGLAISESLLKHGYRVLGLSRQHSDGFIELANHYPQQLDWLQCDLADLDKIPQLCRDIVKQFGRPYALVNNAAIGHDGVLATMHDSQIEQVMRLNIQSPIMMTKYLVRPMLLNQLGRVVNISSIIATTGFNGLSVYAASKAALQGFTGSLARELGKANITVNCVAPGFLETQMTEKLEGDKLEKIRRRTPLKSLASPQQAASAVCYLLSLEASAVTGTTITVDAGSTA
- a CDS encoding glycosyltransferase; the protein is MKPLISVAVSCYQFEDYIEQCLRSVLDQTCSVPFEVIVVDDCSKDNSRNIIEKLCSEYPNKLTAILSDTNYGSDTTKQIAISNCSGDFIAFLDGDDFAYPEKLETQYQYLQDNTDCVLCYHDMALVDANSQSLGNSFAEQFYNQHLVPSKAAMQHLVELGSFLVSSSQMFVNSRVHPCVLPADVKIIQDFYYHIHNSQYGFLGRIDKVLGAYRQHSASYTGLTHNNSARRWQTLADILYACDYAQNLGLDSQSVRKGKSHYYFAASIYFLKRRAYSDFQKALEMSQSYSSPFNEKHKRLLELIDQPQAAYAFITSES
- a CDS encoding phosphocholine cytidylyltransferase family protein; translation: MRALILASGRGSRLGELTAKQPKCFTPVAQKRLVEWQKLALSGAGINQLAVTTGYFSDSFKPLFEKRFHNPLWASSNMVYSMLQAKNYIAEESCIISYSDIVYSADAVKRLQSCHDDIAIAYDPKWLSQWQARYENPLDDAESFSMQQGYLTDIGRKVNNLDEINGQYMGLLKFTVNGWQQVLNYLNQLSHEQLAKLDMTSLLQGLIKAGHSIAAVAIADEWFEVDTLEDLLVAEQQVANFSWNQ